The following are encoded together in the Pradoshia eiseniae genome:
- a CDS encoding YkvA family protein, which yields MAKETKEPKESFSLGKYLEKAKSYLGNTEKSNELLDSADKKSAKNRTHLEGVWEPLQLLFGMFRSYAKKEYTEIPTRSILAIIAAILYFVTPIDVIPDILFGLGFADDAAVIAFTVKQIQDDLEKYKLWSEKQTITIEPEQQEEPNESEKL from the coding sequence ATGGCGAAAGAAACAAAAGAACCAAAGGAATCTTTCTCACTCGGCAAGTATCTCGAAAAAGCCAAATCCTATTTAGGCAATACAGAAAAATCAAACGAACTATTAGACAGCGCAGACAAGAAATCAGCCAAAAATCGCACCCATCTTGAAGGTGTCTGGGAGCCATTACAGCTGCTGTTTGGCATGTTCCGCTCCTATGCCAAAAAAGAATACACTGAAATCCCCACCCGCTCCATCCTGGCTATCATCGCGGCCATCCTCTATTTCGTCACACCCATTGACGTCATACCGGATATCCTTTTCGGTCTCGGCTTCGCGGATGATGCAGCGGTTATTGCCTTTACAGTCAAGCAAATTCAAGACGACCTGGAAAAATACAAACTCTGGAGCGAGAAACAGACCATCACGATCGAACCAGAGCAACAAGAAGAACCGAATGAATCAGAGAAACTGTGA
- a CDS encoding esterase/lipase family protein, producing MTEKGVILINRQTAPGEWFLGEAPLTRNPSYPPIVFVQGRNSSANSWFGETIYYGINDMERVARDAGYQSVFVELYDSDGSGSRNQWDNGKLLSGLLKEISTHFGQKVNIIAHSKGGIDTQAALIHYEAHPYAGRVFTLSAPHSGSHLADLSFSWYAAWLADLLGQNDDGTFSLQTGEMAYFRKITDKHQNTAKNSYFTAAGASHGPKFSSLSLGGAYLSSYGENDGLVNVWSTVLSYGRHLFTDPALDHDSVRIGSRFFSRVEPLIKSTELSSTQMKGPLPAEPLEMEANHIIRGGPLPASQPAKHSFAIEEKAKGDFFVLSASRDTRLSLLSPTGMSVQPEKPIAIPSHTYFGGAWLHPFNIDEAEEGIWELSLQSITNDAYLFIANIQLPSPVQHALPAMMKKGSPLQIQGNQKAKYTCQWRITDRSRALIHTFITQAQGQTLGYLPTITKEGTYTITADIEGVNEHGKAFNRTIVRSVYLFA from the coding sequence ATGACTGAAAAGGGAGTGATTCTCATTAATCGACAAACCGCCCCAGGTGAATGGTTTTTAGGTGAAGCTCCACTAACACGGAACCCCTCTTATCCGCCAATCGTTTTCGTTCAAGGAAGAAACAGCTCAGCCAATAGCTGGTTTGGCGAAACGATTTATTATGGAATCAATGATATGGAAAGAGTCGCACGGGATGCCGGCTACCAATCCGTCTTTGTCGAGCTCTATGATTCTGATGGATCCGGTTCACGCAATCAATGGGATAATGGAAAATTACTTTCCGGTTTATTAAAAGAGATTTCAACTCATTTCGGGCAAAAAGTGAATATTATCGCTCATAGCAAAGGCGGTATTGATACTCAAGCGGCGCTCATTCATTATGAGGCCCATCCATATGCCGGGCGTGTCTTCACCTTGTCAGCTCCGCATAGCGGATCCCATTTGGCCGACCTGTCATTCAGCTGGTATGCTGCCTGGCTCGCCGATTTGCTGGGTCAAAATGATGATGGGACTTTTTCCTTGCAGACTGGAGAAATGGCATATTTCCGCAAGATAACGGATAAGCATCAAAATACAGCCAAGAATTCTTATTTTACAGCAGCCGGTGCGAGTCATGGCCCTAAATTCTCAAGCCTGTCATTAGGTGGGGCCTATCTGTCTAGTTATGGCGAAAATGATGGTCTTGTAAATGTATGGAGTACTGTCCTTTCATACGGAAGGCATTTATTCACGGATCCAGCTCTTGACCATGATAGTGTACGAATCGGGTCTCGCTTTTTCTCAAGGGTAGAACCACTCATCAAAAGCACGGAACTCTCTTCCACACAGATGAAGGGACCGCTGCCAGCTGAACCGCTCGAAATGGAGGCGAATCATATCATCCGAGGCGGACCCCTTCCGGCCAGCCAACCCGCCAAGCATTCCTTTGCTATTGAGGAGAAGGCAAAGGGTGACTTTTTCGTCTTAAGCGCCTCGCGTGATACAAGACTGTCGCTTCTCTCCCCAACAGGCATGTCCGTTCAGCCGGAAAAACCGATAGCCATTCCTTCTCACACCTATTTCGGAGGAGCATGGCTCCACCCATTTAACATCGATGAAGCAGAGGAAGGCATCTGGGAGCTCTCCTTGCAATCAATCACCAATGATGCTTACCTATTTATCGCTAACATCCAATTACCCAGCCCTGTGCAGCACGCCCTTCCAGCCATGATGAAGAAGGGGAGTCCCCTGCAAATCCAAGGAAATCAGAAGGCCAAATATACATGTCAATGGAGAATCACTGACCGCAGCAGGGCGCTTATCCATACCTTCATCACCCAAGCACAAGGACAGACGCTTGGCTATCTGCCAACCATCACAAAAGAAGGCACCTATACGATCACCGCAGACATCGAGGGGGTAAATGAGCACGGCAAAGCCTTCAACAGAACCATCGTACGATCGGTTTATCTTTTCGCCTGA
- the miaA gene encoding tRNA (adenosine(37)-N6)-dimethylallyltransferase MiaA has translation MDKQKLIVIIGPTAVGKTKLSIELAKRFGGEIISGDSAQIFRGMDIGTAKIREDEMEGIPHHLIDEREAGESYTVYEFKEAVQKAIEEIASRGHIPIIVGGTGLYIQSVLYDYQFPETAANPQIRAELEEKAEKEGRDALYETLKEIDPEAAEKIHPNNVKRVVRALEVYYTSGVRFSEQQLSADKTENYDAAVIGLTMERELLYNRINQRVDIMMESGLEEEVRKFYDRGLMDSQSLQAIGYKEFNGYFQGKETIEQVANAIKQNSRRFAKRQFTWFRNKMDVNWFDMSDIDHIDGKIEEISAYVAGMLHLKANR, from the coding sequence ATGGATAAACAAAAACTAATCGTCATCATTGGACCGACTGCCGTTGGCAAGACGAAGCTCTCTATTGAACTCGCTAAACGGTTTGGCGGAGAGATTATAAGCGGTGATTCGGCTCAGATTTTCAGAGGAATGGATATTGGTACCGCGAAAATCCGAGAGGACGAGATGGAAGGAATCCCGCATCACTTAATTGATGAAAGAGAAGCGGGCGAATCCTATACCGTCTATGAGTTCAAGGAAGCGGTGCAGAAGGCGATTGAAGAGATTGCGAGCAGGGGGCATATTCCGATTATCGTCGGCGGCACAGGGCTGTATATCCAATCGGTCTTATATGATTATCAATTCCCTGAAACCGCCGCAAACCCGCAAATCAGGGCGGAGCTAGAAGAGAAGGCTGAGAAAGAAGGGCGAGACGCTCTTTACGAAACATTAAAGGAGATTGATCCTGAAGCCGCAGAAAAGATTCATCCGAATAACGTAAAACGGGTCGTCCGTGCGCTGGAGGTTTACTACACATCAGGAGTCCGCTTCAGTGAACAACAGCTTTCCGCCGATAAAACGGAAAATTATGATGCAGCCGTCATCGGTTTGACGATGGAACGGGAGCTCCTTTATAACCGAATCAATCAGCGAGTCGACATCATGATGGAATCTGGTTTAGAGGAAGAGGTCCGGAAATTCTATGATCGAGGGCTGATGGATTCACAATCCTTGCAGGCAATCGGCTATAAGGAGTTTAATGGGTATTTTCAAGGGAAAGAAACCATTGAACAGGTTGCAAATGCCATCAAGCAGAACTCCAGAAGGTTTGCGAAAAGACAATTTACATGGTTCCGTAATAAAATGGATGTAAATTGGTTCGATATGTCCGATATAGACCATATCGATGGAAAAATAGAAGAAATATCCGCTTATGTGGCAGGAATGCTCCATTTAAAAGCGAATAGATAA
- the hfq gene encoding RNA chaperone Hfq — protein sequence MKQGINIQDQILNQLRKENIFVTIFLLNGFQLRGLIKGFDNFTVLIETEGKQQLVYKHAISTFAPQKNVQIDLEG from the coding sequence ATGAAACAAGGAATTAACATTCAAGATCAAATTTTGAATCAGCTCCGCAAGGAAAACATTTTTGTGACCATCTTCCTTTTAAACGGGTTTCAATTAAGAGGGCTTATCAAAGGCTTTGATAATTTCACTGTCTTAATCGAAACAGAGGGCAAGCAGCAACTGGTGTATAAGCATGCGATTTCAACTTTTGCTCCTCAAAAAAATGTGCAAATTGACCTTGAAGGTTAA
- the spoVK gene encoding stage V sporulation protein K encodes MRVRNNGQINVVLKSDHTKKLEKPLISAPLTTREIPSHHIALKEIEDELNQLVGMDEMKRVIKEIYAWIYVNKQREAAGLKTQKQALHMMFKGNPGTGKTTVARLIGKLFVKMNVLSKGHLIEAERADLVGEYIGHTAQKTRDLIKKAIGGILFVDEAYSLGRGGEKDFGKEAIDTLVKHMEDRQHEFILILAGYSQEMNHFLTLNPGLHSRFPIVIDFPDYSVEQLMDIAARMLAERQYTFSADAGRQLREHLYTLTSVLRLSTFSNGRYIRNVIERSIRAHAMRLLMNDQFDRKELMTLRSSDLDFESEEY; translated from the coding sequence ATGCGCGTGAGAAATAATGGACAAATAAACGTCGTGTTAAAGAGTGACCACACAAAGAAGCTTGAGAAGCCGTTAATATCAGCCCCGCTAACGACACGGGAAATACCGTCCCACCATATTGCTCTGAAGGAAATTGAGGATGAATTAAATCAGCTGGTCGGCATGGACGAAATGAAACGTGTAATCAAGGAAATATATGCGTGGATTTATGTGAATAAGCAAAGGGAAGCGGCAGGGCTCAAAACGCAAAAGCAAGCCTTGCATATGATGTTTAAGGGTAATCCGGGTACAGGCAAGACAACGGTGGCAAGGCTGATTGGGAAATTATTCGTAAAGATGAATGTCTTATCCAAGGGCCACTTGATTGAAGCGGAGCGAGCGGACCTTGTAGGGGAATATATCGGGCACACCGCACAGAAAACCCGGGATTTGATCAAGAAGGCTATTGGTGGAATCTTATTTGTGGATGAAGCCTACTCTCTTGGCCGCGGGGGAGAGAAGGACTTTGGAAAGGAAGCGATTGACACGCTTGTGAAGCATATGGAGGACCGCCAGCATGAATTCATCCTCATTCTTGCCGGGTACTCACAGGAGATGAATCATTTCCTGACATTGAATCCAGGCCTGCATTCGCGCTTTCCTATTGTCATTGATTTCCCGGACTACTCGGTCGAACAATTGATGGATATTGCGGCAAGGATGCTGGCTGAAAGGCAATATACCTTTTCGGCTGATGCGGGCAGGCAGCTGCGAGAGCATTTATATACGCTAACGAGTGTCCTTAGGCTATCGACATTCTCGAATGGCCGCTATATACGCAACGTCATTGAACGTTCTATCCGGGCTCATGCCATGCGCCTTTTGATGAATGATCAATTTGACCGGAAGGAATTAATGACATTGCGGAGCAGTGATTTGGATTTTGAATCAGAGGAATACTAA
- a CDS encoding trimeric intracellular cation channel family protein, translated as MSWELLSIIGTIAFAISGALVAMEEEYDLFGIYLLGFVTAFGGGAVRNILLGIPLSQLWHQDRLFLIAFISISLTCVFHQSLMPHWNKWGNIFDAIGLSAFAVQGALKAVDMDAPLLAVIFAAILTGSGGGIVRDVLAGRKPILLQSEIYAIWAGIAGLLIGTGLLTTNVQLWILFIAVTGLRMLSYLNNWHLPVIRMQKSSE; from the coding sequence ATGAGTTGGGAATTGTTAAGTATCATCGGGACAATTGCCTTTGCGATTAGCGGCGCACTTGTTGCTATGGAAGAGGAGTATGATTTGTTCGGCATTTATTTATTGGGATTCGTCACAGCATTTGGAGGAGGGGCGGTCAGAAATATCCTCCTCGGCATTCCGCTCTCCCAGCTGTGGCATCAGGACCGTTTGTTCTTGATAGCGTTTATTTCTATCAGCTTGACCTGCGTCTTCCATCAGTCGCTTATGCCCCATTGGAATAAATGGGGGAATATCTTCGATGCCATCGGTCTAAGCGCCTTCGCTGTTCAAGGGGCTTTGAAGGCCGTCGATATGGATGCGCCCCTTTTGGCCGTCATCTTTGCCGCCATTCTAACAGGAAGCGGCGGCGGAATCGTGCGAGATGTGCTCGCAGGACGCAAGCCCATACTGCTGCAATCGGAGATTTATGCCATTTGGGCCGGCATTGCCGGACTTCTCATTGGCACAGGACTCTTGACAACTAATGTACAGCTGTGGATTCTATTTATCGCGGTCACAGGCCTGCGGATGCTCTCGTATCTGAATAATTGGCATTTACCCGTCATCCGGATGCAGAAAAGCAGCGAATAA
- the hflX gene encoding GTPase HflX translates to MEETYEKAILVGCQREGVEDERFGYSMEELESLTETAGGKALVTLSQKRVKPHPATYIGKGKVDELIPLVEELEPDVVIFNDELSPSQIRNLGKELGVRIVDRTQLILDIFAQRARSREGQMQVELAQLQYMLPRLAGQGTELSRLGGGIGTRGPGETKLESDRRHIRRRIDEIKRQLEAVVKHRERYRARRKRNNRFQMALAGYTNAGKSTLFNKLSEADSYEENQLFATLDPMTRECMLPSGYKILISDTVGFIQDLPTSLVAAFRSTLEEVTESDAIMHVVDSSHPDAFHHEETVQKIIKDLGAEEIPQLIVYNKRDIADPGFVPTSREKSIHISARKDSDIDALLAEMEKMVESFMEPYAVKIPAREGKLISRLQEETIVKSRVFNESNETYSIEGLALSDHAIMSVIKNYE, encoded by the coding sequence ATGGAAGAAACATATGAAAAAGCGATACTTGTTGGCTGTCAGCGAGAAGGAGTAGAGGATGAGCGTTTCGGGTACTCGATGGAAGAGCTTGAATCCTTGACCGAAACTGCTGGAGGAAAGGCGCTTGTGACTCTTTCGCAAAAGCGCGTGAAGCCTCATCCAGCGACATACATAGGGAAGGGAAAGGTGGACGAGCTCATTCCGCTCGTAGAAGAATTAGAGCCTGATGTGGTCATCTTTAATGATGAACTATCACCTAGCCAAATCCGAAACCTTGGCAAGGAGCTAGGCGTTCGCATTGTTGACCGGACTCAGCTGATTTTGGATATCTTCGCCCAGCGTGCACGTTCTAGGGAAGGGCAAATGCAAGTCGAGCTTGCCCAGCTGCAATACATGCTCCCGCGCCTTGCTGGTCAGGGAACGGAGCTTTCCCGTTTGGGAGGCGGTATTGGGACAAGAGGTCCTGGGGAAACGAAGCTTGAATCTGACCGTCGTCATATTCGCCGCCGGATTGATGAAATCAAGCGTCAGCTCGAGGCTGTTGTAAAGCATCGTGAACGCTACCGGGCAAGACGGAAGCGGAACAACCGGTTCCAAATGGCGCTCGCTGGTTACACGAATGCCGGCAAGTCCACACTTTTCAATAAATTATCAGAAGCCGATTCCTATGAGGAGAATCAATTATTCGCGACGCTTGACCCGATGACGAGGGAATGCATGCTGCCGAGCGGATACAAGATTCTCATCAGTGATACGGTTGGATTCATCCAAGACCTGCCGACATCCCTTGTGGCAGCTTTCCGGTCAACCCTTGAAGAAGTGACGGAGTCAGATGCGATCATGCATGTCGTTGATTCCTCCCACCCGGATGCTTTCCATCATGAGGAGACCGTGCAGAAAATCATTAAAGACCTCGGAGCAGAAGAAATTCCGCAGCTGATTGTGTATAATAAACGGGATATTGCTGACCCGGGATTTGTCCCGACCTCAAGAGAAAAGTCCATCCACATTTCTGCGCGCAAGGATTCAGACATTGATGCCTTGCTGGCTGAAATGGAAAAAATGGTCGAGAGCTTCATGGAGCCCTATGCGGTCAAGATTCCGGCGCGTGAAGGAAAGCTTATTTCAAGGCTTCAGGAGGAGACGATCGTAAAATCGAGAGTCTTTAACGAGTCGAATGAAACCTACTCTATTGAAGGGCTTGCCTTATCCGACCATGCCATCATGAGTGTCATCAAAAATTATGAGTAA